In Actinomycetota bacterium, one DNA window encodes the following:
- a CDS encoding response regulator, producing MDDIPGLVVLVVDDDPRIRRVLRTIFEGEGFRVLEAEDGGRAIEVASGDPTPDLIVLDVVMPNRNGWECMTDLKSHSRLRHIPVILLTSRGEHDDQFRGMAQGADGYVVKPFDPDSLLKAVRRTVGDRAG from the coding sequence ATGGATGACATCCCCGGTCTCGTGGTGCTGGTCGTCGACGACGACCCCCGGATCAGGCGCGTCCTGCGCACGATCTTCGAAGGTGAGGGTTTCCGCGTCCTGGAGGCCGAGGACGGGGGACGGGCCATCGAGGTGGCGAGCGGGGACCCTACCCCCGATCTGATCGTGCTCGACGTCGTGATGCCCAACCGCAACGGATGGGAGTGCATGACGGACCTGAAGTCCCACTCGCGGCTCCGGCACATCCCGGTGATCCTGCTCACCTCACGCGGGGAGCACGACGACCAGTTCCGGGGCATGGCACAGGGGGCCGACGGATACGTGGTGAAGCCGTTCGACCCCGACTCGCTCCTGAAGGCGGTTCGACGGACGGTCGGCGACCGCGCCGGGTGA
- the rsfS gene encoding ribosome silencing factor, translated as MALSPTSLVEEAARAAADKKADDVVVLDVQELLGITDYFLICSGSSHRQVRTISDEIVKRLRDAGASPVRREGERDAGWILIDYEDFVVHVFGQQERQFYDLERLWKDAPRVTVLGAEEATG; from the coding sequence ATCGCGCTGAGCCCAACGAGCCTGGTCGAGGAGGCTGCCAGGGCGGCCGCCGACAAGAAGGCGGACGACGTGGTCGTGCTCGACGTCCAGGAGCTCCTGGGCATCACCGACTACTTCTTGATCTGCTCGGGATCGTCGCACCGGCAGGTCCGCACCATCTCCGACGAGATCGTGAAGCGGCTACGGGACGCGGGGGCCAGTCCGGTCAGGCGTGAGGGAGAACGGGACGCCGGCTGGATCCTCATCGACTACGAGGACTTCGTGGTCCACGTGTTCGGACAGCAGGAGCGCCAGTTCTACGACCTCGAGAGGCTCTGGAAGGACGCGCCGCGAGTCACTGTCCTGGGAGCCGAGGAAGCGACCGGTTAG